In Spodoptera frugiperda isolate SF20-4 chromosome 4, AGI-APGP_CSIRO_Sfru_2.0, whole genome shotgun sequence, a single window of DNA contains:
- the LOC118272448 gene encoding uncharacterized protein LOC118272448, with the protein MKIYFLVFLFSVIVISQVNAKPKSQFNQNYGNNYRNYLSRRSGSLDGELSSLETLDTEQRLDVKKNHAKTEVTALTSDIGVIPPLKNRHQNDDSVKSRGKSLNGVADLGLTDRYANDKSVHSELLSSVDRADPVGLAVHNRASTNSHANANSAVNDLVGHFNSQSLADASVNGWGHANSQSNADASVNGWGQANSQSNADASINGWGQANSQSNADASVNGWGHANSQSNADASVNGWGHANSQSNADASVYGWGHANSQSIADASVDGLVGQTNSQSLADTSANNWGNSYSQSNADASVNGWGHADSQSNADASVNGWGHADSQSNADASVNGWGHADSHSNADASVNGWGHADSHSNADASVNGWGHADSQSNADASVNGWGHADSHSNADASLNGWGHANSQSNADASVYGWGHANSHSNADTSVNGWGHADSQSNADASVYGWGHANSHSNADASVNGWGHADSQSNADASVNGWGHADSQSNADASVYGWGHANSQSNADTSVNGWGHADSQSNADASVNGWGHADSQSNADASVNGWGHADSQSNADASVNGWGHADSQSNADASVYGWGHANSHSNADTSVNGWGHADSQSNADASVYGWGHANSQSNADASVNGWGHADSQSNADASVYGWGHANSQSNADASVNGWGQANSQSNADASVNGWGHANSQSNADASVNGLGYVSSYPRFNKFSNRFGDQAYSQAYADASVNCLGYANSLANADASVNGWGQANSHSNADASVNGWEQANSHSNADASVNGWGQANSQSNADASVNGWGQANSHSNADASVNGWGQANSHSNADASVNGWGQANSQSNADASTNVWGNANTQSDADATTIGWAPANSQSYADASVNGWGQANSQSNADASVNGWGQANSQSNADASVNGWGQANSHSNADASVNGWGQANSQSNADASVGGWGPGISTSDAQSVVNGWGGQGNSYAVADSYVNGWGGYGGWGSPITKLNPESAVNGWGHTNSLANANSIANNGWGPAISQSNAESVVNGWGHTNSLANANSVANNGWGHANSIANANSVANNGWGPAISQSNAESVVNGWGHTNSLANANSVANNGWGHANSLANANSVANNGWGHANSLANANSIANNGWGPAISQSNAESAINGWGRANSLANANSIANNGWGSAISQSNAQSAANGWGHANSLANANSYNYNNLYPKYVGV; encoded by the exons atgaaaatatatttcttg GTGTTCCTCTTCAGTGTGATTGTTATTAGCCAAGTAAATGCTAAACCAAAATCACAATTCAATCAAAATTATGGTAACAATTACCGAAATTATCTCAGTAGACGCAGTGGATCTTTAGATGGCGAACTTTCATCACTTGAAACCCTAGACACGGAACAAAGACtagatgtaaaaaaaaatcatgcaaAAACTGAAGTGACAGCTTTGACTTCAGACATCGGAGTGATTCCGCCACTGAAAAACAGACATCAAAATGATGATTCCGTAAAATCAAGAGGAAAATCACTTAACGGCGTCGCGGATTTAGGACTGACTGACCGATATGCAAATGATAAATCAGTACATTCAGAATTGTTATCTAGTGTAGATCGCGCAGATCCTGTGGGATTAGCTGTACATAATCGGGCATCGACTAACAGTCATGCAAATGCAAATTCTGCAGTGAATGATTTGGTGGGACACTTTAATAGCCAGTCACTTGCTGATGCCTCAGTGAATGGTTGGGGCCACGCTAATAGTCAGTCAAATGCTGATGCCTCAGTAAATGGATGGGGACAAGCTAACAGCCAATCAAATGCTGACGCTTCAATAAATGGTTGGGGACAAGCTAATAGTCAGTCAAATGCTGATGCCTCAGTAAATGGTTGGGGCCACGCTAATAGTCAGTCAAATGCTGATGCCTCAGTAAATGGTTGGGGCCACGCTAATAGTCAGTCAAATGCTGATGCTTCAGTGTATGGCTGGGGGCACGCTAACAGTCAGTCAATTGCTGATGCCTCAGTAGATGGTTTGGTGGGACAGACTAATAGCCAGTCACTTGCTGATACTTCAGCAAATAATTGGGGAAATTCTTACAGTCAATCAAATGCGGATGCCTCAGTAAATGGTTGGGGTCACGCTGACAGTCAATCAAATGCTGATGCCTCAGTAAATGGTTGGGGCCACGCTGACAGTCAATCAAATGCGGATGCCTCAGTAAATGGTTGGGGTCACGCTGACAGTCATTCAAATGCTGATGCCTCAGTAAATGGTTGGGGTCACGCTGACAGTCATTCAAATGCTGATGCCTCAGTAAATGGTTGGGGCCACGCTGACAGTCAATCAAATGCTGATGCCTCAGTAAATGGTTGGGGCCACGCTGACAGTCATTCAAATGCTGATGCCTCACTAAATGGTTGGGGTCACGCTAATAGTCAGTCAAATGCTGATGCTTCAGTGTATGGCTGGGGGCACGCTAACAGTCATTCAAATGCTGATACCTCAGTAAATGGTTGGGGCCACGCTGACAGTCAATCAAATGCTGATGCTTCAGTGTATGGCTGGGGGCACGCTAACAGTCATTCAAATGCTGATGCCTCAGTGAATGGTTGGGGCCACGCTGACAGTCAATCAAATGCTGATGCCTCAGTAAATGGTTGGGGCCACGCTGACAGTCAATCAAATGCTGATGCTTCAGTGTACGGCTGGGGACACGCTAACAGTCAATCAAATGCTGATACCTCAGTAAATGGTTGGGGCCACGCTGACAGTCAATCAAATGCGGATGCCTCAGTAAATGGTTGGGGCCACGCTGACAGTCAATCAAATGCTGATGCCTCAGTAAATGGTTGGGGCCACGCTGACAGTCAATCAAATGCTGATGCCTCAGTAAATGGTTGGGGCCACGCTGACAGTCAATCAAATGCTGATGCTTCAGTGTACGGCTGGGGACACGCTAACAGTCATTCAAATGCTGATACCTCAGTAAATGGTTGGGGCCACGCTGACAGTCAATCAAATGCTGATGCTTCAGTGTATGGCTGGGGGCACGCTAACAGTCAGTCAAATGCTGATGCCTCAGTGAATGGTTGGGGCCACGCTGACAGTCAATCAAATGCTGATGCTTCAGTGTACGGCTGGGGACACGCTAATAGTCAGTCAAATGCTGATGCCTCAGTGAATGGTTGGGGACAAGCTAACAGCCAATCAAATGCTGATGCCTCAGTAAATGGTTGGGGCCACGCTAATAGTCAATCAAATGCTGATGCCTCAGTAAATGGCTTAGGTTACGTCAGCAGCTACCCAAGATTTAATAAGTTTTCTAATCGTTTTGGAGACCAGGCTTATAGTCAAGCCTATGCTGATGCCTCAGTAAACTGTTTGGGTTACGCTAATAGTCTAGCAAATGCTGATGCTTCAGTAAATGGTTGGGGACAAGCTAACAGCCATTCAAATGCTGATGCCTCAGTAAATGGTTGGGAACAAGCTAACAGCCATTCAAATGCTGATGCCTCAGTAAATGGTTGGGGACAAGCTAACAGCCAATCAAATGCTGATGCCTCAGTAAATGGTTGGGGACAAGCTAACAGCCATTCAAATGCTGATGCCTCAGTAAATGGTTGGGGACAAGCTAACAGCCATTCAAATGCTGATGCCTCAGTAAATGGTTGGGGACAAGCTAACAGTCAATCAAATGCTGACGCTTCAACGAATGTTTGGGGCAACGCTAATACTCAGTCAGATGCTGATGCCACAACAATTGGTTGGGCACCAGCTAACAGTCAATCATATGCTGATGCCTCAGTCAATGGTTGGGGACAAGCTAATAGTCAGTCAAATGCTGATGCCTCGGTAAATGGATGGGGACAAGCTAACAGCCAATCAAATGCTGATGCCTCAGTAAATGGATGGGGACAAGCTAACAGCCATTCAAATGCTGATGCCTCAGTAAATGGATGGGGACAAGCTAACAGCCAATCAAATGCTGATGCTTCAGTGGGTGGTTGGGGGCCGGGTATTAGTACGTCAGATGCTCAATCTGTCGTTAATGGTTGGGGGGGACAAGGTAATAGTTATGCTGTAGCTGATTCTTACGTAAATGGCTGGGGCGGTTACGGTGGTTGGGGATCacctattacaaaattaaatcctGAATCTGCTGTAAATGGTTGGGGACATACTAACAGTCTAGCGAATGCCAATTCCATAGCAAATAATGGTTGGGGACCAGCTATCAGTCAATCAAATGCTGAATCAGTAGTAAATGGTTGGGGACATACTAACAGTCTAGCGAACGCCAATTCCGTAGCAAATAATGGTTGGGGACATGCCAACAGTATAGCGAACGCCAATTCCGTAGCAAATAATGGTTGGGGACCAGCTATCAGTCAATCAAATGCTGAATCAGTAGTAAATGGTTGGGGACATACTAACAGTCTAGCGAACGCCAATTCCGTAGCAAATAATGGTTGGGGACATGCCAACAGTCTAGCAAATGCCAATTCCGTAGCAAATAATGGTTGGGGACATGCCAACAGTCTAGCAAACGCCAATTCCATAGCAAACAATGGTTGGGGACCAGCTATCAGTCAATCAAATGCTGAATCAGCTATAAATGGTTGGGGGCGTGCTAATAGTCTAGCGAATGCCAATTCCATAGCAAATAATGGTTGGGGATCAGCTATCAGTCAATCAAATGCTCAATCAGCAGCAAACGGCTGGGGACATGCCAATAGTCTGGCAAATGCAAAttcatacaattataataatttgtatccGAAATATGTAGGCGTTTAA
- the LOC118272666 gene encoding uncharacterized protein LOC118272666 gives MKVYIQVIFAIILSTCQAQVIHNRHIKREGDHSSDYEALKDLMMQYHIEHSVDPHFETPLVPYKPTGPYELRTNRVPTHFYRKRILTRSYGNPMKHSHFLRQQTRPKDDEYRLRKVDIDTLKQLPEADRLLIESHLTPPMRHQLLSQMETGKFDTMLFQDRFGLPSFDLITSTIEKIGAGAGKYIGGKLAGEIGARLGASAGAYLGLAAANRLTKKKEDTTKKPEEATSKPGNKYGYGGSYGAMLLKS, from the exons atgaaaGTATATATTCAG GTAATCTTTGCTATTATACTCAGTACGTGTCAAGCCCAAGTAATACATAACCGACATATAAAGAGGGAAGGAGATCATTCAAGTGATTATGAAGCATTAAAAGACTTAATGATGCAATATCATATAGAACATTCAGTTGATCCACACTTCGAAACACCGTTAGTTCCTTATAAACCAACCGGTCCTTATGAACTTAGAACAAACCGTGTACCAACGCATTTCTATAGAAAACGAATACTGACACGTTCCTATGGAAACCCAATGAAACACTCTCATTTTCTTCGACAGCAAACTAGACCTAAAGACGATGAATATAGACTTAGAAAAGTTGACATAGATACTCTAAAACAATTACCAGAGGCGGATCGTTTACTCATAGAAAGTCACCTAACGCCACCAATGAGACATCAACTGTTATCCCAAATGGAAACTGGTAAATTTGATACAATGCTTTTCCAAGATAGGTTTGGCTTACCTTCCTTTGACTTAATCACTAGTACTATTGAAAAGATTGGTGCTGGAGCCGGGAAATATATAGGTGGTAAACTGGCAGGTGAAATCGGCGCTAGACTAGGAGCAAGTGCAGGAGCATATCTGGGTCTTGCTGCAGCAAATCGCCTCACCAAAAAGAAAGAGGATACTACGAAAAAGCCTGAAGAGGCTACAAGTAAACCGGGTAATAAATATGGTTATGGTGGCAGCTACGGTGCCATGTTATTGAAaagttga
- the LOC118272865 gene encoding uncharacterized protein LOC118272865 isoform X2: MKTFLLILLLALASICRAAPFINPYFPDPYGRWYYGGYGGAYGYPYSPYYGGWPYPPPIGARIGGGIGGGVGGGVQGGIGGSIGGGIGGGIGGGIGGGVGGGIGGGVGGGVGGGVGGGVGGGVGGGVGGGVGGGIGGGAGGYLGGGVGGGAGGYLGGGVGGGAGGYLGGGVGGGAGGYLGGGISGGANGYLGGGVGGGVGGGVGGGIGGGIGGGIGGGIGGGIGGGLGGGIGGGGVLYRRTDTDRVSHSHPHKPIQSRHGWNGGPGHSHVNHH, encoded by the exons atgaaaacatttttactg atactTCTTCTGGCGCTTGCCAGTATATGTCGAGCTGCTCCATTCATTAATCCGTACTTCCCTGATCCTTACGGGAGATGGTACTACGGCGGgtatggtggagcatacggttACCCATATTCTCCTTATTATGGTGGTTGGCCATACCCTCCACCTATTGGAGCCAGAATTGGGGGAGGAATTGGTGGTGGAGTAGGTGGTGGAGTTCAAGGTGGTATTGGAGGTAGTATTGGTGGTGGAATTGGCGGTGGAATTGGTGGTGGTATCGGTGGTGGAGTAGGTGGCGGAATTGGTGGTGGAGTTGGTGGAGGAGTGGGCGGTGGTGTTGGTGGAGGAGTTGGTGGTGGAGTTGGCGGTGGAGTCGGAGGTGGAGTTGGGGGCGGCATAGGTGGAGGTGCTGGCGGTTACCTTGGTGGAGGAGTAG GTGGTGGAGCCGGTGGGTACCTTGGTGGAGGAGTAGGCGGTGGGGCTGGTGGCTACCTTGGTGGAGGAGTAGGTGGTGGGGCCGGTGGTTACCTTGGCGGTGGAATATCTGGTGGTGCTAATGGTTACCTTGGCGGTGGAGTGGGTGGAGGCGTTGGCGGTGGTGTTGGTGGAGGAATTGGCGGAGGTATTGGTGGGGGAATAGGTGGCGGGATCGGTGGAGGAATTGGTGGGGGATTAGGTGGAGGAATTGGTGGAGGTGGTGTTCTCTACCGTAGAACTGATACCGACCGTGTCAGTCATTCTCATCCCCACAAACCTATTCAGTCAAGACATGGGTGGAATGGAGGCCCTGGCCACTCACATGTGAACCATCATTAA
- the LOC118272865 gene encoding uncharacterized protein LOC118272865 isoform X1, with protein sequence MKTFLLILLLALASICRAAPFINPYFPDPYGRWYYGGYGGAYGYPYSPYYGGWPYPPPIGARIGGGIGGGVGGGVQGGIGGSIGGGIGGGIGGGIGGGVGGGIGGGVGGGVGGGVGGGVGGGVGGGVGGGVGGGIGGGAGGYLGGGVGGGAGGYLGGGVGGGAGGYLGGGVGGGAGGYLGGGVGGGAGGYLGGGISGGANGYLGGGVGGGVGGGVGGGIGGGIGGGIGGGIGGGIGGGLGGGIGGGGVLYRRTDTDRVSHSHPHKPIQSRHGWNGGPGHSHVNHH encoded by the exons atgaaaacatttttactg atactTCTTCTGGCGCTTGCCAGTATATGTCGAGCTGCTCCATTCATTAATCCGTACTTCCCTGATCCTTACGGGAGATGGTACTACGGCGGgtatggtggagcatacggttACCCATATTCTCCTTATTATGGTGGTTGGCCATACCCTCCACCTATTGGAGCCAGAATTGGGGGAGGAATTGGTGGTGGAGTAGGTGGTGGAGTTCAAGGTGGTATTGGAGGTAGTATTGGTGGTGGAATTGGCGGTGGAATTGGTGGTGGTATCGGTGGTGGAGTAGGTGGCGGAATTGGTGGTGGAGTTGGTGGAGGAGTGGGCGGTGGTGTTGGTGGAGGAGTTGGTGGTGGAGTTGGCGGTGGAGTCGGAGGTGGAGTTGGGGGCGGCATAGGTGGAGGTGCTGGCGGTTACCTTGGTGGAGGAGTAGGTGGTGGGGCTGGTGGTTACCTCGGTGGAGGAGTAGGTGGTGGAGCCGGTGGGTACCTTGGTGGAGGAGTAGGCGGTGGGGCTGGTGGCTACCTTGGTGGAGGAGTAGGTGGTGGGGCCGGTGGTTACCTTGGCGGTGGAATATCTGGTGGTGCTAATGGTTACCTTGGCGGTGGAGTGGGTGGAGGCGTTGGCGGTGGTGTTGGTGGAGGAATTGGCGGAGGTATTGGTGGGGGAATAGGTGGCGGGATCGGTGGAGGAATTGGTGGGGGATTAGGTGGAGGAATTGGTGGAGGTGGTGTTCTCTACCGTAGAACTGATACCGACCGTGTCAGTCATTCTCATCCCCACAAACCTATTCAGTCAAGACATGGGTGGAATGGAGGCCCTGGCCACTCACATGTGAACCATCATTAA
- the LOC118272865 gene encoding uncharacterized protein LOC118272865 isoform X3 — MKTFLLILLLALASICRAAPFINPYFPDPYGRWYYGGYGGAYGYPYSPYYGGWPYPPPIGARIGGGIGGGVGGGVQGGIGGSIGGGIGGGIGGGIGGGVGGGIGGGVGGGVGGGVGGGVGGGVGGGVGGGVGGGIGGGAGGYLGGGVGGGAGGYLGGGVGGGAGGYLGGGVGGGAGGYLGGGVGGGAGGYLGGGISGGANGYLGGGVGGGVGGGVGGGIGGGIGGGIGGGIGGGGVLYRRTDTDRVSHSHPHKPIQSRHGWNGGPGHSHVNHH, encoded by the exons atgaaaacatttttactg atactTCTTCTGGCGCTTGCCAGTATATGTCGAGCTGCTCCATTCATTAATCCGTACTTCCCTGATCCTTACGGGAGATGGTACTACGGCGGgtatggtggagcatacggttACCCATATTCTCCTTATTATGGTGGTTGGCCATACCCTCCACCTATTGGAGCCAGAATTGGGGGAGGAATTGGTGGTGGAGTAGGTGGTGGAGTTCAAGGTGGTATTGGAGGTAGTATTGGTGGTGGAATTGGCGGTGGAATTGGTGGTGGTATCGGTGGTGGAGTAGGTGGCGGAATTGGTGGTGGAGTTGGTGGAGGAGTGGGCGGTGGTGTTGGTGGAGGAGTTGGTGGTGGAGTTGGCGGTGGAGTCGGAGGTGGAGTTGGGGGCGGCATAGGTGGAGGTGCTGGCGGTTACCTTGGTGGAGGAGTAGGTGGTGGGGCTGGTGGTTACCTCGGTGGAGGAGTAGGTGGTGGAGCCGGTGGGTACCTTGGTGGAGGAGTAGGCGGTGGGGCTGGTGGCTACCTTGGTGGAGGAGTAGGTGGTGGGGCCGGTGGTTACCTTGGCGGTGGAATATCTGGTGGTGCTAATGGTTACCTTGGCGGTGGAGTGGGTGGAGGCGTTGGCGGTGGTGTTGGTGGAGGAATTGGCGGAGGTATTGGTGGGGGAATAG GTGGAGGAATTGGTGGAGGTGGTGTTCTCTACCGTAGAACTGATACCGACCGTGTCAGTCATTCTCATCCCCACAAACCTATTCAGTCAAGACATGGGTGGAATGGAGGCCCTGGCCACTCACATGTGAACCATCATTAA